One part of the Raphanus sativus cultivar WK10039 chromosome 7, ASM80110v3, whole genome shotgun sequence genome encodes these proteins:
- the LOC108817148 gene encoding LOW QUALITY PROTEIN: probable aquaporin SIP1-2 (The sequence of the model RefSeq protein was modified relative to this genomic sequence to represent the inferred CDS: deleted 1 base in 1 codon; substituted 1 base at 1 genomic stop codon): MHAVRSALGDMVITFFWVILSATFGLQTAAIVSAAGFHGITWAPTVITTVLVFFSISVFTVIGNFLGGASFNPCGNAAFYTAGVSRDSLFSLAIRSPAQAVGAAGGAITIMEMIPEKYKTMIGGRPSFRVDAHSGAISEVIXLSFCVTFLVLLIILRGPRKLLAKTFLLAIATVSVFIAGSKFTRPFMNPAIAFGWAYIHKSHNTWNHFYVYWFSSFTGAILSAILFRSLFPPPLPVQKKQKKA; encoded by the exons ATGCATGCGGTGAGGTCGGCGTTAGGTGATATGGTGATAACCTTTTTCTGGGTTATTCTCTCGGCGACGTTTGGGTTACAAACGGCGGCGATTGTTTCCGCAGCCGGGTTTCATGGCATCACTTGGGCACCTACGGTGATTACGACGGTGCttgttttcttctctatctCGGTTTTCACGGTTATTGGAAACTTCCTCGGTGGCGCTAGCTTCAACCCCTGTGGAAACGCGGCGTTTTATACCGCCGGCGTTTCTAGAGATTCTCTCTTCTCCTTGGCTATTAGATCTCCGGCTCAG GCAGTTGGTGCAGCCGGAGGTGCGATAACTATCATGGAGATGATACCAGAAAAATATAAGACTATGATTGGAGGGCGTCCTTCGTTCAGAGTTGATGCACACAGTGGAGCTATCTCAGAAGTGATT TAATTAAGTTTTTGTGTTACATTTTTGGTATTGCTAATTATCCTAAGAGGTCCTCGGAAACTGCTTGCTAAAACTTTCTTGCTCGCTATAGCCACCGTTTCAGTGTTCATCGCAGGATCTAAATTCACTAGACCATTCATGAATCCTGCCATT GCATTTGGGTGGGCATATATACACAAGTCACACAACACATGGAACCATTTCTATGTGTATTGGTTCAGCTCCTTCACCGGAGCAATTTTGTCTGCGATTCTCTTTCGGAGTCTATTTCCGCCGCCACTTCCGGTCCAGAAAAAACAGAAGAAAGCTTGA